In Deltaproteobacteria bacterium, a single genomic region encodes these proteins:
- a CDS encoding cache domain-containing protein, with protein MLERSQEEAKEWVAKAITFYTNSGKEIALAEFTNQKGPFIQDEMYIFVLNTEGNMVAHGVNEKYTGQNFIGLKDSEGKKFIREILDDANTKGSGWTDYEWYNPVTKKTMPKIVYFEKVDDLIFCSGAYIEDWLPLISYNLQFLSQRKGMNS; from the coding sequence ATGTTAGAAAGATCACAGGAAGAAGCGAAAGAGTGGGTGGCCAAGGCAATAACTTTTTACACAAATTCCGGTAAAGAGATCGCTTTGGCTGAGTTTACAAATCAAAAAGGACCTTTTATTCAGGACGAAATGTATATTTTTGTGTTGAACACCGAAGGGAACATGGTAGCACACGGAGTCAATGAAAAATATACGGGTCAAAACTTCATTGGCCTCAAAGATTCTGAAGGCAAGAAGTTTATCCGAGAGATCCTTGATGACGCCAATACGAAAGGCAGTGGCTGGACCGATTACGAATGGTACAACCCGGTAACAAAAAAGACGATGCCTAAGATTGTGTATTTTGAGAAGGTCGATGACCTGATCTTTTGTAGTGGAGCCTACATAGAGGATTGGTTACCCCTTATTTCTTATAATCTTCAATTCTTATCACAAAGAAAGGGTATGAATTCGTAG